Proteins encoded in a region of the Wolbachia endosymbiont (group A) of Anomoia purmunda genome:
- the lepB gene encoding signal peptidase I, producing MEELSKNWVIRTGRFLSSLFFLLLIALSIRSFLFEPFYIPSGSMKSTLLEGDYIFTSKYSYGYSKHSFPFSPNIFSGRIFYTPPKRGDIVVFKPTRNDSIRFVKRVIGTPGDKVQMIEGELYLNDQKVERRQIESFFDYESNRNIPRYIETLLSGKEHEILVDNISNKLSYNTPVYYVPNDQFFVMGDNRNNSLDSRFPEVGFVPMENIIGRVSIVGLSFKLGKVDWLPFNFRLPVALRLNRVLHKVV from the coding sequence AGATTTTTATCTTCATTGTTTTTTTTACTGTTGATTGCGCTATCAATACGTAGTTTTTTATTCGAGCCATTTTATATACCTTCTGGTTCAATGAAAAGCACCCTACTTGAAGGGGATTACATTTTTACTAGTAAATATTCATACGGCTACAGTAAACACTCCTTTCCATTTTCTCCAAACATTTTTAGCGGCAGGATTTTTTACACCCCTCCAAAGCGTGGCGACATAGTAGTTTTCAAACCCACAAGAAACGACAGTATCAGGTTTGTTAAGCGAGTAATAGGAACACCGGGCGACAAAGTGCAAATGATAGAGGGAGAATTATACCTAAATGATCAGAAAGTAGAGCGAAGGCAAATTGAAAGTTTTTTTGATTATGAGTCAAATCGTAACATACCAAGATATATAGAAACGCTTTTAAGTGGCAAGGAACATGAGATTTTGGTAGATAACATTTCTAATAAGCTATCATATAACACTCCGGTTTATTATGTACCTAACGATCAATTTTTTGTTATGGGAGACAATAGAAATAATTCTTTGGATAGCAGGTTTCCTGAAGTTGGTTTTGTACCAATGGAAAATATCATTGGGCGTGTAAGCATAGTTGGTTTATCATTTAAATTAGGAAAGGTCGATTGGTTACCATTTAATTTCAGGTTACCTGTTGCTTTGAGGTTAAATAGGGTATTGCACAAGGTTGTGTAA
- a CDS encoding Hsp70 family protein translates to MQPIQISEPNSNEVVFGIDLGTTNSLIAMVNKAGNVEIFKDEQGRELLPSALSYENNTLKTGYDVGQNAIYSIKRLMGKSVEELNKEGVNFEIDHESEKVIRIKCAEEKYLTPVEISAEILKALRERVKKSKGLEVKKAVITVPAYFDDSARNATKYAARLAGIEVLRLVNEPTAAALSYSIEKNNNSGIYAVYDLGGGTFDISILKLHQGVFQVLAVGGDTKLGGDDFDHLLSSIVLNKYREKIGYQYLSKESAYLDVIQVADTGIQEEKDMWIPVSSTGMTTLIESRIVKEYLSENTSGIFEFNIRPYPVIPVRDTGIQEEKNMWISASRAEMTSNRVVSGELFKCEITREEFEQAISPLVNRTINIVTRTISDVDLKIDDIRGVILVGGATRTPLVQNSLVKLFGNKVLNDVDPDKAVAIGAALQAHDLTSSSKDRNILLDVLPLSLGIETMGGIVEKIIPRNTPLPVSEIKEFTTYVDRQTAMKIHVCQGEREMIEDNKSLAQFELKGIPPLPAGSARIEIEFTVNVDGILTVTAREKTTGIEQTVEVNSSFGLSEADVQNMVNQSINSFDEDMKARSLAGAKINGNKLIHLVENNNNFSTDQKLKNLLQNAKNALQGNDLNEINNAIAELENSSLELCELTNR, encoded by the coding sequence ATGCAACCAATTCAAATTTCTGAACCAAATTCAAATGAAGTAGTTTTTGGTATAGATCTTGGTACTACCAATTCTTTGATTGCCATGGTAAATAAAGCTGGCAATGTGGAGATATTTAAAGATGAACAAGGAAGAGAACTGCTGCCTTCTGCTCTTTCATATGAAAATAATACATTGAAAACTGGCTACGATGTCGGTCAAAATGCAATCTACTCAATAAAGCGTTTAATGGGTAAAAGTGTTGAAGAATTAAATAAAGAAGGCGTCAATTTTGAAATAGATCATGAAAGCGAAAAAGTTATTAGAATAAAATGCGCAGAGGAAAAGTATCTTACTCCTGTTGAGATTTCTGCTGAGATATTAAAAGCTTTACGTGAGAGGGTAAAAAAGTCTAAGGGGCTGGAAGTAAAAAAAGCAGTGATTACTGTGCCAGCTTACTTTGACGATTCAGCACGTAACGCAACCAAATATGCAGCAAGATTAGCTGGCATAGAAGTTCTTCGCCTCGTTAACGAGCCAACCGCTGCAGCGCTTTCTTACTCCATTGAAAAGAACAATAACAGTGGAATATATGCAGTTTATGACCTTGGTGGAGGAACATTTGATATTTCGATATTGAAATTGCATCAAGGAGTGTTTCAAGTTCTTGCGGTTGGTGGTGATACCAAACTCGGCGGTGATGATTTTGATCATCTTCTGAGTTCAATTGTGCTTAATAAGTATAGAGAAAAAATAGGCTACCAATATTTAAGTAAAGAATCAGCCTACCTTGATGTCATCCAAGTAGCTGACACTGGGATCCAGGAAGAAAAAGACATGTGGATTCCAGTGTCAAGCACTGGAATGACAACACTTATTGAATCACGTATTGTAAAAGAATATCTGAGCGAAAACACCTCAGGCATTTTTGAATTCAACATTAGACCTTACCCTGTCATCCCAGTGCGTGACACTGGGATCCAGGAAGAAAAAAATATGTGGATTTCAGCGTCACGCGCTGAAATGACATCTAACCGAGTTGTTAGTGGCGAATTATTTAAATGTGAAATTACCAGAGAAGAATTTGAACAGGCAATAAGTCCTTTAGTTAATAGGACTATCAATATAGTTACTCGTACTATAAGCGACGTAGATCTTAAAATTGACGATATAAGAGGAGTAATTTTAGTTGGTGGTGCAACTAGAACACCATTGGTTCAAAATTCACTAGTCAAACTCTTTGGAAATAAAGTACTGAATGACGTAGATCCAGATAAAGCAGTTGCCATTGGGGCAGCTCTGCAGGCTCATGATTTAACTTCGAGCTCAAAAGATAGGAATATTCTCCTGGATGTTCTACCTTTATCACTTGGCATAGAAACTATGGGAGGCATAGTTGAAAAAATCATACCAAGAAATACGCCACTACCAGTTTCAGAGATAAAAGAGTTTACAACTTATGTTGATAGGCAAACAGCAATGAAAATTCACGTTTGTCAGGGAGAACGTGAAATGATAGAGGATAACAAATCTCTAGCGCAGTTTGAACTAAAAGGTATACCGCCACTGCCTGCAGGTTCTGCAAGAATTGAAATAGAATTCACAGTTAACGTTGACGGAATCTTGACTGTTACTGCAAGAGAAAAAACTACTGGAATCGAGCAGACAGTTGAAGTAAATTCAAGTTTTGGCTTGAGTGAAGCTGATGTTCAAAATATGGTTAACCAGTCAATAAACAGCTTTGATGAAGATATGAAGGCTCGTTCCCTTGCAGGTGCTAAAATTAATGGAAATAAACTCATACACTTGGTTGAAAACAATAATAACTTTTCCACTGATCAAAAGTTGAAAAACCTATTACAAAATGCAAAAAACGCTTTACAAGGCAATGACTTAAATGAAATTAACAACGCTATTGCCGAGTTAGAAAATTCCTCTTTAGAGTTGTGTGAATTAACAAATAGGTAG
- a CDS encoding iron-sulfur cluster co-chaperone HscB C-terminal domain-containing protein codes for MSSNYFALFEIEPTFNISFDGLEKKYIELSKTDINERQSKNMENINKAYQVLKSPLERAEHLLNLFGVAKDHPNSEILNESMEIREYLLECDDLQFASRMIDEKIKDCVKNLINTFAVKNFDGAATQVLRLKYLYKSFEEVKKNATNSNF; via the coding sequence ATGTCTAGCAACTATTTTGCATTGTTTGAAATTGAACCAACTTTCAATATCAGCTTTGATGGGCTAGAGAAAAAATATATTGAGCTAAGCAAGACTGATATAAATGAAAGACAGTCCAAAAACATGGAAAATATCAACAAAGCTTATCAAGTGCTAAAGTCACCACTAGAACGTGCCGAGCATTTGTTGAATCTTTTTGGTGTGGCAAAGGATCATCCGAATTCTGAAATATTAAATGAATCAATGGAAATAAGAGAATATTTGCTGGAATGCGACGATCTACAATTTGCAAGCAGGATGATTGATGAAAAAATAAAAGATTGCGTTAAAAACCTAATTAACACTTTTGCTGTAAAGAATTTTGATGGAGCTGCTACACAAGTCTTAAGATTGAAATATTTATATAAGTCATTTGAGGAGGTGAAAAAGAATGCAACCAATTCAAATTTCTGA
- a CDS encoding HesB/IscA family protein, with protein MKEVGGGETVKKNKKLITITAKAVERIRYLLDQKKHANLEKSEEAIGIRVLIKQKGCSGLKYDIEYAYDTRPLESIIEENCSDGQKIKVLIDPKSVMFILGSEMDYVEEKFSSGFVFKNPNEKGKCGCGESFHV; from the coding sequence ATGAAAGAAGTAGGCGGAGGTGAAACTGTAAAAAAGAATAAAAAACTTATCACTATAACTGCGAAAGCAGTAGAAAGGATAAGGTATTTATTGGATCAAAAAAAGCATGCTAACCTTGAGAAATCAGAAGAAGCAATAGGAATAAGAGTGCTAATTAAGCAAAAAGGATGTTCTGGTTTAAAATATGATATTGAATATGCATATGATACTCGTCCTTTAGAGTCGATAATTGAAGAAAACTGTAGTGATGGCCAAAAAATTAAAGTGTTGATTGATCCAAAATCCGTCATGTTTATTCTTGGCTCTGAAATGGATTATGTAGAAGAAAAATTTTCATCGGGTTTTGTTTTCAAAAATCCTAATGAGAAAGGAAAATGTGGTTGTGGAGAGAGTTTTCATGTCTAG
- the iscU gene encoding Fe-S cluster assembly scaffold IscU translates to MSYNEKILDHYENPRNVGSLDKNDPNVGTGLVGAPSCGDVMKLQIKVNDKGVIEDAKFKTFGCGSAIASSSLLTEMIKGKAIQDVTQIKNTQIVEELSLPPVKIHCSVLAEDAIKAAIHDYQSKQNKGGH, encoded by the coding sequence ATGAGTTATAATGAGAAAATTTTAGATCATTACGAAAATCCAAGGAATGTTGGCTCTCTGGATAAAAATGATCCAAATGTTGGTACTGGTTTAGTTGGTGCACCGTCGTGCGGTGATGTAATGAAATTGCAGATAAAGGTCAATGACAAAGGTGTTATTGAAGATGCAAAATTTAAAACTTTTGGTTGTGGTTCTGCCATTGCTTCAAGTTCTTTGTTAACAGAGATGATAAAAGGAAAAGCTATTCAAGATGTAACACAGATAAAGAATACTCAAATAGTGGAAGAGTTGTCTTTACCTCCAGTGAAGATACACTGTTCGGTGCTTGCTGAAGATGCTATAAAGGCCGCTATTCATGATTATCAAAGTAAACAAAATAAAGGTGGACATTGA
- the ftsY gene encoding signal recognition particle-docking protein FtsY, protein MSLFGNLYKGLLKTSSRFSDGVKSIFSGKKKLDQSLLDELEELLISMDIGHKTSKLIIDRLTSIKFDKEVEYNIITQQLMNEIEAILNPVVQPLILNKKPHIIMVCGVNGNGKTTTIGKLAYKYKEMGKSVMLVACDTFRAAASEQLNIWAERSDCLIVTGEYGSDSASVAYRAVSQAIKDNVDVVLIDTAGRLQNNVNLMEELSKIYRTIKKLDDTAPHDVILVLDATTGQNAYSQLEAFSKIVNVTGLIVTKLDGTAKGGVVIGLAEAYKIKLHAVGIGENIEDLREFTSKEFAEALFNCN, encoded by the coding sequence TTGAGTTTATTTGGTAACCTTTATAAAGGCCTGTTAAAAACTTCTTCTCGCTTTAGCGACGGGGTGAAAAGTATTTTTTCTGGCAAAAAAAAATTAGATCAGTCGCTTTTAGATGAGCTAGAAGAATTGCTAATTAGCATGGATATTGGTCATAAGACTTCTAAGTTGATTATCGATAGGCTCACAAGCATCAAATTTGACAAGGAAGTTGAGTATAATATTATCACGCAGCAGTTAATGAACGAGATAGAAGCCATATTAAACCCTGTCGTGCAACCGTTAATTTTGAACAAAAAACCACATATAATAATGGTATGCGGAGTAAACGGTAACGGTAAAACCACAACTATAGGTAAGCTCGCATATAAATATAAGGAAATGGGAAAATCCGTTATGCTTGTTGCATGCGACACATTTAGAGCTGCTGCTAGTGAACAATTAAACATTTGGGCAGAACGTTCTGATTGCTTGATTGTTACTGGAGAGTATGGTAGCGACTCTGCAAGTGTGGCATATAGAGCTGTAAGTCAAGCTATAAAAGATAACGTTGATGTTGTTCTAATTGACACAGCAGGAAGGCTGCAAAATAATGTGAACCTTATGGAGGAGTTATCAAAAATATATAGAACGATAAAGAAATTGGATGACACTGCCCCTCATGACGTTATTTTAGTTCTTGATGCAACTACCGGCCAAAATGCTTATAGCCAATTAGAGGCATTTAGTAAGATAGTTAATGTTACCGGGCTAATCGTAACAAAGCTAGATGGCACCGCTAAGGGAGGAGTGGTAATTGGACTTGCAGAAGCTTATAAGATAAAGTTACATGCTGTAGGAATTGGCGAAAATATAGAGGACTTGAGGGAGTTTACTAGTAAAGAATTTGCTGAAGCATTATTTAATTGTAATTAA
- the radA gene encoding DNA repair protein RadA has product MKTVYVCQSCGHSTGRWVGKCIACDNWDTVVEEIAVKTGKRSISAPILIKTLSGSEIIIPNRFLTGIEELDRVFGGGIVQGASILIGGEPGIGKSTLLLRIAANVVQLSSFECLYVSGEESLEQVSLRAKRLKINEPKIKLLSTVSLTDVVATIKENKSIKFLVIDSIQTIYDSRITSAPGTVTQVRTCAHELTILAKQYGISLLIVGHITKDGQIAGPKTLEHMVDTVLYFEGENSNQYRILRTIKNRFGPANEIGVFEMSEAGLVPVDNPSSLFLMAHDREVVGSAVFAGIEGSRTILMEVQALIAGTNMATPRRAVVGWDINRLAMIIAVLNARCKMFLHDKEVYLNIAGGLKIQEPSADLAVAASLISSVVNLPLPTSSIICGEVALSGEIRNISHADLRLKEAQKLGFKKAIMPKNGNYSSHDIEIIKLGHVRELREVFNYN; this is encoded by the coding sequence ATGAAAACTGTATATGTATGTCAATCCTGTGGTCATAGCACTGGTAGATGGGTAGGGAAGTGCATCGCATGTGACAATTGGGATACAGTTGTTGAAGAAATAGCAGTAAAAACGGGCAAAAGAAGTATATCTGCACCAATTTTAATAAAGACGTTATCGGGTAGCGAAATTATCATTCCAAATCGTTTTTTAACAGGCATAGAAGAATTAGATAGAGTTTTTGGTGGGGGTATCGTTCAAGGTGCTAGCATTTTAATTGGAGGCGAACCTGGAATTGGGAAATCCACCCTTTTGCTTAGAATTGCAGCTAATGTTGTGCAACTTTCCTCTTTTGAATGTCTTTATGTATCCGGCGAGGAATCTTTAGAGCAAGTGAGTCTCAGAGCAAAGCGTCTTAAGATAAATGAACCTAAAATTAAGCTTTTATCTACAGTGTCTTTAACTGATGTAGTAGCAACAATAAAGGAAAATAAAAGTATTAAATTCTTAGTAATCGACTCTATACAAACAATCTATGATAGCAGAATTACATCAGCACCAGGAACTGTAACTCAGGTCCGCACTTGCGCTCATGAATTAACCATTCTTGCGAAACAATATGGTATTTCTCTCTTAATAGTTGGTCATATAACTAAGGATGGACAAATAGCTGGACCTAAAACTTTGGAGCATATGGTGGATACGGTATTATATTTTGAAGGTGAAAATAGCAATCAATACCGCATTTTACGTACTATCAAAAATAGATTTGGCCCTGCAAATGAAATTGGTGTTTTTGAGATGTCTGAAGCAGGACTTGTACCTGTTGATAACCCATCATCATTGTTTCTGATGGCCCATGACAGAGAAGTAGTTGGCAGCGCCGTATTTGCAGGAATTGAAGGTTCAAGAACAATTTTAATGGAAGTGCAAGCATTAATAGCAGGGACTAATATGGCAACCCCAAGAAGGGCAGTAGTTGGGTGGGATATTAATAGATTGGCTATGATCATCGCGGTGCTAAATGCTCGTTGCAAAATGTTTTTGCATGATAAAGAGGTATACCTAAACATTGCAGGGGGACTCAAAATACAGGAACCATCGGCTGATCTTGCTGTTGCTGCTTCCCTTATTTCAAGTGTAGTAAATTTACCGCTGCCAACTTCTTCAATAATCTGCGGTGAAGTTGCACTTTCAGGAGAAATTAGGAACATCTCGCATGCTGATCTCAGACTAAAAGAAGCACAAAAGTTAGGATTCAAAAAAGCAATTATGCCTAAAAATGGTAATTACTCTTCTCACGATATTGAGATAATCAAGCTTGGTCACGTAAGGGAATTAAGAGAAGTCTTTAATTACAATTAA
- the tyrS gene encoding tyrosine--tRNA ligase → MKHKSEFLNFIQERGYLYQCTNIEGLDQLLLQSNYIVAYIGFDCTAPSLHAGHLIQIMMLLHLQKFGYKPIVLLGGGTTKIGDPSFKDKTRSILPVENINQNTSSIRRILEKMVSFNDSKTGAMIVNNADWLDNIKYIDFLRDIGAYFSVNRMLSFDSVKTRLDREQTLSFLEFNYMLLQAYDFTELNKKYDCRLQIGGSDQWGNIVNGIELGKKLNLPELFGLTAPLLLNAQGVKMGKTESGAVWLDDNMLKPYDYWQYFRNVDDQDVGRFLRLLTDVPIDEIRKLESLKDQETNEAKKVLATEVTKICHGDKEAELAQFAAISAFENEDSSLLPDYIIKKEQVASGISLVDLLHDTGFEPSKGAAKRLIQGNGCKINDNVVNNIDHVINFESFKGRSFIKLSAGKKRHIKVMVD, encoded by the coding sequence ATGAAACACAAATCTGAATTTTTAAATTTTATCCAAGAAAGAGGGTACCTATACCAATGCACAAACATTGAAGGACTAGATCAGTTATTATTGCAGAGCAATTATATAGTTGCATACATTGGGTTTGATTGCACAGCACCAAGTCTTCATGCTGGTCACCTAATTCAGATTATGATGCTCCTTCACCTGCAAAAATTTGGTTATAAGCCGATAGTCCTACTTGGAGGTGGCACAACAAAAATTGGTGACCCATCCTTCAAAGATAAAACAAGAAGCATCTTGCCCGTAGAGAACATCAATCAAAATACATCCAGTATAAGAAGAATATTAGAGAAAATGGTGTCTTTTAATGACAGCAAGACTGGTGCAATGATAGTAAATAACGCAGATTGGTTGGATAACATAAAATACATAGATTTTTTGCGTGATATAGGAGCTTATTTTTCTGTAAATCGTATGCTAAGTTTTGATAGTGTGAAAACCAGGCTAGATAGAGAGCAAACCTTAAGCTTTTTGGAATTTAATTACATGCTATTGCAAGCTTACGACTTTACTGAATTAAACAAAAAATATGATTGTCGTCTGCAGATTGGAGGTTCAGACCAGTGGGGAAATATAGTAAACGGAATTGAACTTGGAAAAAAGTTGAATTTACCTGAGCTGTTTGGCCTTACTGCCCCTCTTTTATTGAATGCTCAAGGGGTAAAAATGGGCAAAACTGAAAGTGGAGCAGTGTGGCTTGATGATAATATGCTAAAGCCTTACGACTACTGGCAATATTTTCGCAACGTTGATGATCAAGATGTTGGACGTTTTTTAAGATTACTCACTGATGTGCCAATTGATGAGATTAGAAAATTAGAGTCTTTAAAAGATCAGGAAACAAATGAAGCAAAAAAGGTCTTGGCAACAGAAGTGACAAAAATATGTCATGGTGACAAAGAAGCGGAACTTGCACAATTTGCTGCAATTTCTGCTTTTGAGAATGAAGATAGCTCACTACTTCCTGATTACATCATAAAAAAAGAACAAGTTGCAAGCGGCATATCCTTAGTAGACCTACTACATGACACCGGTTTTGAACCTTCAAAAGGCGCTGCAAAGCGTTTAATACAGGGCAACGGATGCAAGATTAATGATAATGTTGTAAACAATATTGATCATGTAATAAATTTCGAGAGCTTCAAAGGTCGGTCATTTATAAAATTATCTGCAGGAAAGAAACGCCATATTAAAGTTATGGTAGATTAG
- the rsfS gene encoding ribosome silencing factor yields MLSDMESIRSTIEEIIDQNKGYDIVTFDVQNKTVIAKYMIIASGDSSRHVKALAEHVIKSLKPHDKIDVEGMDEGNWVVLNFQGIMVHIFRPEVREYYKIEELWN; encoded by the coding sequence ATGCTTAGCGATATGGAATCGATAAGAAGTACAATTGAAGAGATAATAGATCAAAATAAAGGTTATGATATAGTAACTTTTGATGTGCAGAATAAAACCGTTATTGCAAAATATATGATTATTGCATCTGGTGATTCAAGCCGTCACGTTAAAGCTTTAGCTGAGCACGTAATAAAAAGCCTCAAGCCACATGATAAAATAGATGTAGAAGGTATGGATGAAGGCAATTGGGTGGTTTTAAATTTTCAAGGCATAATGGTTCACATATTCAGGCCAGAAGTAAGGGAGTATTATAAAATAGAAGAGTTATGGAACTGA
- a CDS encoding AAA family ATPase — MYILLYIIENSFLLVFITGKTLIYLIGFPGSGKFTTAKELCKIIGAVIVSNNLFNNIIFDIVKLQNTEVPDDLWEKIFAVRENVLAILEKHYVKSKHYIFTNELIEGDPYDQRLYNSVVNLSKKMGMEVFSVVLHCNNEKLVRRVQSEERYQENKITDPDFAIKKIEGKRLFIPEGSLEIDNSNLSAKEVAKKIVEEMKKEKNGKLIKTSVTNHLKTERTRG, encoded by the coding sequence ATGTATATACTTTTATATATAATTGAAAATAGCTTTTTACTAGTATTCATTACGGGCAAGACTCTCATCTACTTAATCGGCTTTCCAGGTAGTGGTAAGTTTACTACTGCAAAGGAACTGTGTAAAATCATTGGTGCAGTAATAGTAAGCAATAATCTATTCAATAATATTATATTTGATATTGTTAAATTACAGAATACTGAAGTTCCAGATGATCTGTGGGAAAAAATTTTTGCAGTTAGGGAAAATGTATTAGCAATACTGGAAAAACACTACGTAAAATCAAAACATTATATATTTACAAATGAATTGATAGAGGGTGATCCCTATGACCAAAGATTATATAACTCAGTGGTAAATTTAAGTAAAAAAATGGGCATGGAAGTTTTTTCTGTAGTATTACATTGTAATAATGAAAAACTAGTGAGACGTGTCCAATCAGAAGAGAGATATCAGGAAAATAAAATTACTGATCCGGATTTTGCTATAAAGAAAATTGAAGGGAAAAGGCTATTTATACCTGAGGGTTCGCTTGAAATTGACAACTCAAACTTAAGTGCAAAGGAAGTTGCAAAGAAAATTGTTGAAGAGATGAAGAAAGAAAAAAATGGAAAATTAATTAAAACTTCTGTAACAAATCATTTAAAAACAGAGCGTACTCGTGGTTGA
- a CDS encoding RNA pyrophosphohydrolase, producing the protein MLFNEQGHVFIGKRFDSDSYWQMPQGGVDDGEELEQAALRELLEEVGTNKVKVITKSKDWIYYNLPEEVIPICWNGKYSGQKQRWFLMKFCGEDEDIDINYTDHPEFKEWRWQGIDSLVASAISFKKEVYKTVIEEFSSIIKASTISS; encoded by the coding sequence ATGCTATTTAACGAACAAGGACATGTCTTCATTGGAAAACGCTTTGATAGCGACTCTTACTGGCAGATGCCACAAGGAGGTGTTGATGATGGTGAGGAACTGGAACAAGCAGCGTTACGTGAGTTGCTAGAGGAAGTTGGCACTAATAAAGTAAAGGTTATAACTAAAAGCAAGGATTGGATATACTACAACTTGCCTGAAGAAGTTATACCAATATGCTGGAATGGAAAATATTCTGGTCAAAAGCAAAGGTGGTTCTTAATGAAGTTTTGCGGAGAGGATGAGGATATTGATATTAATTATACTGATCATCCAGAGTTCAAAGAGTGGCGTTGGCAAGGTATAGATAGTTTAGTAGCCAGTGCTATATCATTTAAAAAAGAAGTTTATAAAACAGTGATAGAAGAGTTTTCTTCTATAATAAAAGCCTCAACAATAAGCTCATGA